The sequence TCCTGCCCCCTTGGTCCGTTTCATTAACAGTGTAACTCCCCGGTAAATTATATTTTACGAAATCCTTCTTGTCACTCCATAATCTTCATCATAATGACAACTTTAGAAGAATGAACCGGGAAAATCCTCAGCCGGCCGTTCGGGTTAAGCGCAGTTGGCCGCAGGCCGCCGTAACCTCAGTCCCCCGGGGACGGCGCAGGTTCACAATCGCCCCCTGCTTCCTAACCCGCTCCTGGAATTCGAGAACCACCCCCTCTCCAGGCGCGCCGTAGCGGCTCTCCTGAACCGGATTCATCGCGATCAGATTCACGCGGGCCCCCAAACCGGCCGCCAATCTCCCCAATTCCGTGGCCTCCTTGACCGAGTCATTGACCC comes from Candidatus Omnitrophota bacterium and encodes:
- a CDS encoding 23S rRNA (adenine(2503)-C(2))-methyltransferase RlmN (23S rRNA m2A2503 methyltransferase; methylates the C2 position of the A2530 nucleotide in 23S rRNA; may be involved in antibiotic resistance), giving the protein VNDSVKEATELGRLAAGLGARVNLIAMNPVQESRYGAPGEGVVLEFQERVRKQGAIVNLRRPRGTEVTAACGQLRLTRTAG